The genomic region GGCAGTGAGCTGGACTCCGGTTTCCTCGAGTGCGTCCTTGAGGGCCGGAATGTCCTTGCCCGTCGGGCCCCACATCTCGACTGCATCGAAGCCGGCAGCAGCGGCGGCACGGACCCGGTCCGCCGCACTTTCGCCTGATTCGGCGAACAAAAGGTCAATATTTGGCGAAAGTTGGAACATGGATGTCTCCTGAAATGTTGAAGAGTGGTTTAGAACATGGGGTGGTCGTGGACCGGACGCTCCGGAACCGGTTGGAGCACGTCCCAGTGCTCCACAATGCGACCGTTTTCGAAGCGGTAGATGTCAGCGACGGCGGCGTCGGGACGCCCGGGACCTGAAGCGCGCACATGCACCATCGCCAGGTCACCGTCCACCAGGATCCGCTGGACCTCGAACCGGGAGTCCGGCGATCCGTCGAACTTCGGTGTCAGCATTCTGACTGCCGCCTCAGGCCCGTCAGGAATAGTCGGGTTGTGTTGCCGGTAGTCGCCGGCCACAAGGAAGTCGAAGGCTTCACGCACCCGTTTTTGGGTGTAGAAGATCTCCACGAAGCGCTCGAACGCTGCGCGGTTGTCAACCATCGCGGGTCAGCCCTTCAGGCCGCCGGAGAAGCCCTGGATGAATCGCTTCTGGGCGAACAGGAACAGCGCCAGGATGGGAATCATGGAGACGATCACGATCGCGAAGATCGAGTTCCACTTCGAGACCAGGGAGCCGATGTAGTAGTACATGGCCACCGGCAGCGTCTGGTTCGCAGAGCCGCCCAGGAAGATCAGCGAGGTGAAGAAGTCGTTCCATACGATGAGTCCGGCGAAGATGGTGACCGTGCCGGTGGCAGGAGCCATCATGGGGAACACCACCTTGGAGAAGATCTGGGATTTGCTGGCGCCGTCGATAGTGGCCGCTTCCTCATAATCTGTGCCAAGACCCCGGAAGAAGTTCGCGTAAAGGAAGATCGACAGGGGCAGGAGCATGCCGGTGTACAGGATGATCAGGCCCCACGCCGATCCCGTCAGGCCCATGGCACGCGCACCCATGTAGAGGGGCACGGCGCCGAGCTGGCCGGGGAGGATGATGGCAATGAGGAAGAGATAGTACGCGCCTTTGCTCCACCGGCGGGTGTTGCGGGAGATCACGTATCCGGTGATTGAGCCCAGTGCGATCAATCCGACTATGCTGCCCGCGGTGATGATGGCGCTGTTCACGAGGCCCATGACCACATTGGAGTTGCCCGTGGCCGTCAGGACAGCCACGAAGTTACTGAAGTCCGGGCTCTTGGGCGGCGCGAGGGGCGACGTCGTATACATCTCGCTGTCGGGCTTAAGGGCCGTGGTCACCAGGAAGTAGAACGGGGCGAGGAAGATTAGCGCCAAAGCCCAGAGACCAATTTCCCGGAGCAGGGTGAGTTTGGTGTAACGGAACATTTATTAGTCCTCGGGGTTCGATCGCGTCAGCCGCTGCTGGAGAACGGCGAAGAACAGGATGATGACGGCGAGCACTAGGGCCAGGGCGGCACCGCCACC from Arthrobacter sp. NicSoilB8 harbors:
- a CDS encoding carbohydrate ABC transporter permease: MFRYTKLTLLREIGLWALALIFLAPFYFLVTTALKPDSEMYTTSPLAPPKSPDFSNFVAVLTATGNSNVVMGLVNSAIITAGSIVGLIALGSITGYVISRNTRRWSKGAYYLFLIAIILPGQLGAVPLYMGARAMGLTGSAWGLIILYTGMLLPLSIFLYANFFRGLGTDYEEAATIDGASKSQIFSKVVFPMMAPATGTVTIFAGLIVWNDFFTSLIFLGGSANQTLPVAMYYYIGSLVSKWNSIFAIVIVSMIPILALFLFAQKRFIQGFSGGLKG
- a CDS encoding nuclear transport factor 2 family protein codes for the protein MVDNRAAFERFVEIFYTQKRVREAFDFLVAGDYRQHNPTIPDGPEAAVRMLTPKFDGSPDSRFEVQRILVDGDLAMVHVRASGPGRPDAAVADIYRFENGRIVEHWDVLQPVPERPVHDHPMF